A section of the Carya illinoinensis cultivar Pawnee chromosome 12, C.illinoinensisPawnee_v1, whole genome shotgun sequence genome encodes:
- the LOC122289856 gene encoding RING-H2 finger protein ATL29: MPMSPHPPSYDDYASSPPITLILIVILLIFFFLGFFSVYFCRCFIENMSSTWQIRRLPSRNFVSSDPSVISGLDPSLIQSFPTFVYSSVKDFREEKYGLECAICLVEFEDDSLLRLLTVCYHVFHQECIDLWLESHKTCPVCRGNLDLPPPDSLEKSMELVDHNAMHDVEHGNSTTEHRSSSDHDAVRIDVKEDENDESAESGEASSHENASKAQQNDDDDDKRLERLERFSKSHSTGHSIVRRREDEEDRFTLRLPEHVKVELVIRGHNIAKSCSTFGEFCGHIEAAGNGGFGEVPYRECSSSGGNIMNKV; encoded by the coding sequence ATGCCAATGAGTCCCCATCCACCATCATATGATGACTATGCTTCCTCCCCTCCTATAACTTTAATTCTCATAGTAATCCTcctgattttcttctttctagggtTCTTCTCTGTATATTTCTGTAGATGTTTCATTGAGAACATGTCTAGCACGTGGCAAATCCGTCGATTACCCTCCCGCAACTTTGTTTCCAGCGATCCATCTGTCATCAGTGGCCTCGACCCTTCTCTGATACAATCCTTCCCAACATTTGTATACTCGAGTGTCAAGGATTTCCGCGAGGAAAAATACGGTCTAGAATGTGCAATATGCTTGGTGGAATTCGAGGATGACAGTCTGCTTCGCCTTTTGACTGTCTGTTACCATGTTTTTCATCAAGAATGCATCGACCTCTGGCTAGAATCCCATAAAACGTGTCCGGTTTGTCGTGGAAACCTCGATTTGCCGCCGCCTGACTCGTTGGAAAAATCCATGGAGCTCGTCGATCATAACGCCATGCACGACGTTGAACATGGCAATAGTACTACTGAACATCGTTCATCATCAGATCATGATGCCGTACGCATTGATGTAAAAGAAGACGAGAATGATGAGAGCGCAGAATCTGGAGAAGCAAGCAGCCATGAAAATGCATCTAAGGCGCAgcaaaatgatgatgatgatgataaaagaTTGGAAAGACTCGAAAGATTTTCAAAGTCACACTCGACGGGGCATTCTATAGTCAGGAGAAGAGAAGACGAGGAAGATAGGTTTACACTGAGATTGCCAGAGCATGTAAAGGTAGAACTCGTGATCAGAGGACACAACATCGCTAAAAGCTGTTCGACATTTGGTGAATTCTGTGGCCATATCGAGGCGGCCGGAAATGGAGGCTTCGGCGAGGTACCATATCGGGAGTGCAGCTCATCCGGCGGAAACATCATGAACaaagtttaa
- the LOC122289855 gene encoding zinc finger CCCH domain-containing protein 12-like yields MDFSSGNVVEVITGSGPDSWSGGDHAMWATEDDYRAWNNNGDDTPSTNSNYDQRQSQSRSGSEPLNKKSRNSQDVTSSNRSKAIGKMFFKTKLCCKFRGGTCPYITNCNFAHSIEELRRPPPNWQDIVAAHEEEKAVVSSEPREEYQIPSLGSFNFVVETPRSFKGRHCKKFYTEEGCPYGDNCTFLHDEQSKNRESVAISLGPGGYGGGGGGDGGGGGSTGRSGGGGAAAGSASGQNAKPSNWKTRICNKWELTGYCPFGSKCHFAHGAAELHRYGGGLMEGDTRDSSSAPPDSKQGGVPSKTSADTLVASVPSVPHSDVFHIGVPSQRSSVAIQRPGQRTQQKWKGPDKISRIYGDWIDDIE; encoded by the exons ATGGATTTCTCCAGCGGCAACGTGGTCGAAGTAATTACCGGAAGTGGTCCGGACAGCTGGTCTGGCGGCGACCATGCCATGTGGGCGACGGAGGACGATTACCGAGCCTGGAACAACAATGGCGACGACACGCCTTCGACCAACTCGAATTACGACCAGAGGCAATCACAGAGTCGCTCCGGGAGCGAACCCCTGAACAAGAAATCGAGGAATTCCCAGGATGTGACTTCTTCCAATCGATCCAAAGCTATCGGGAAAATGTTTTTCAAGACCAAACTTTGTTGCAAGTTCCGCGGCGGGACGTGCCCATATATAACTAATTGTAATTTCGCCCACAGCATTGAAGAGCTTCGGCGGCCTCCTCCGAATTGGCAGGATATCGTGGCGGCTCATGAGGAGGAGAAGGCGGTGGTTTCATCTGAGCCGAGGGAGGAGTATCAGATACCGTCGTTGGGATCCTTTAATTTTGTGGTGGAGACGCCGAGGTCTTTTAAGGGGCGGCATTGCAAGAAATTCTACACAGAGGAGGGGTGCCCCTATGGAGATAATTGCACGTTCCTTCACGACGAGCAGTCGAAGAATCGAGAGAGCGTGGCTATAAGTTTGGGGCCTGGTGgctatggtggtggtggtggtggtgatggcGGCGGCGGCGGCAGCACTGGGCGCAGTGGCGGCGGTGGTGCTGCTGCCGGGAGTGCCAGTGGGCAGAATGCCAAACCATCAAATTGGAAAACAAGGATTTGCAACAAGTGGGAGTTGACGGGGTATTGCCCATTTGGAAGCAAATGCCATTTTGCTCATGGTGCGGCAG AATTGCACCGATATGGAGGTGGGCTTATGGAGGGAGATACTAGAGATTCTTCATCTGCACCTCCCGACTCAAAGCAGGGAGGAGTACCTTCAAAAACTTCGGCAGATACTCTGGTAGCATCGGTCCCTTCAGTTCCTCATTCTGATGTTTTTCATATCGGAGTTCCATCACAAAGGTCTTCTGTTGCAATTCAGAGGCCGGGGCAGAGAACTCAACAGAAATGGAAGGGTCCAGATAAAATCAGCAGGATATATGGTGACTGGATTGATGACATCGAATAA